DNA sequence from the Vicia villosa cultivar HV-30 ecotype Madison, WI linkage group LG3, Vvil1.0, whole genome shotgun sequence genome:
CAGTTTGACCGAAATTCAGAATGCACGTGGTATTATGGACGTTCTTACAGAAATGCTCAGTGCTATAGAGCCTGGTAACAAAGAAGTAAGATGTTCAGTTTGGGATTTTAAATTATGATGTATCTAACAAAAATATTACGTGAAACTTGAGGGCTTTATCAATGGGAAGCATTGATTTTATTGAATATGTAATATTATGACCATTACTTTTATGTTTTAGGGGCTTCGGCAGGAAGTTATTGTTGATTTGGTGGAGCAATGTCGAACATACAAGCAGAGAGTGGTACACCTCGTTAATTCAACTTCGTAAGGCCTGAAGATCTTTTCCATGATTTTAGGATAACCGCTATCAAATTCTTTACATGTTTAATTATTTTAGTGTATTCTTGATAACTTTTCTTATTAAATCAAgagaaaaaactaattaattatggttTGACTTTTCTCCAGGGATGAGTCACTACTATGCCAAGGACTAGCTCTTAATGATGAACTGCAGCGTATACTTGCCAAGCATGAATCCATAGCTTCAGGACCTACTGTCAAAAATCAAACAGAGAAATCAAATTCCGCACCTACTGGAGCACGTGTAGATGCTGATGGTCCTTTGATTGATACTGGAGATACTGGTATACAAACTGATGCAAGGTAGTCCAGTGTCTATTTTCGCTCTCCATTAATACTTTGCATTCATTAACATAGGATACTATCAGTCTTAATTTTTGCCCAATTAAAATTCAAGTAATTACTTTTTACCCTATTATAATACATGCAATTCATTTCTTTTTGCTGTTTTCTTCTTGATACAATGAGAATTGTAATTCAAAATTATATTTGCCAATGAAGCCAGCAAActtgtttatattgtttttaGTGGCGTGATTTCTTTGCTTTGTTGGGGAACTGAAGATGTGTTTTGGTTGTTGGGTTTAAAGCTAGGGCTTTGTGAAGTTCTTTGCTTATTATCATTTGAATTGTAAGGAATTATGTTTTggctttttagttttttttgaaacAAGTATTACctgttttggtttttgttttaaAGACAAGAGAATAAGAAACATTTTGTAAACAGTTTTACCAATCAACTTAACCAGACAAGtttttcagtttttatttaaaaataaaaacggaAAAACTGATTTTAATATGGGACTCAAACGGACACttagtttttttcatttttctttgacTTGGATGCATTATGTGTCACTATCAAGAAGTCTCCATTTGTGTTTTACTCTATGCCAGACAATGAGTCACAGGCTTAGTTTTGGCTGCAGACTTGTGTATATAAAGTATAAACATGCTGACATATATTGGTTGAATAGCATTTCAAGTTTGACTAAACCTATTTAGTGTCTTTTGGTTGTATTATATGGCTCTGATGTTAATATGTTTTTGCAGATCTTCTAGTGCTGAAGCAGGGTCTCAAACATTGAATCAGTTGATGCTTCCTGCACCCTCTACATCAAATGGTTCAGCTCCTCCTCCAGTAAAGGTTGATCCCAAATGGGATCTGCTCAGTGGTGAAGAATTTAACTCACCAAAAGCAGATAATTCACTTGCTCTTGTTCCTGTAGGAGAACAACAGGCAGCCAGTCCTACGTCTCAACAAAATGCCCTTGTTCTTTTTGATATGTTTTCTAATGGAAACAATGTGCCACTTTCTGTTAATACCCAGCCAACGACCCCTCAATTTCAACAGCAAACTATCATATCTCAAGGTGTATTTTACCCCAACGGAGGTATGCCAAATGGAGGGTCACCTCGGTACGAGCAATCACTATATACTCAAAGTACAGGTCCCGCCTGGAATGGTCAAGTTGTgcagcagcagcagcagcagGCTCCTTCACCCGTTTATGGTGTCTTTTTAGATTTAACTCCTGTTTAGCTCAAATCCTTTCATATTtatattctctttttaataatttttatgatgAATTCTGCTTATAAGTTGGTTCATGGGAAATTCACAAGTCTTCAGTATTTCTTTCTGAGCTGAGTAGTAGTAACTAATTGGATTGATAAGAATGTCTATATAGGACTTATGTGTAACATTTTTTTGTAATTCACCTTTTTGTTTGTATACAGGTGCACAAAGTGGTGGATCATTCCCACCTCCTCCTTGGGAAACTCAGCCCGCAGACAACGGTAGTCCAGTAGCAGGCAGTCAATACCCGCAGCCAATGCAAGTCACTCAAATGGTCATGACACATGTACAAACTGGCGGACTTCCTCAGGGACCTCAAGCAACGGGATATGATCAGGCTTCTGGAATGTATATACAGCCAAATGCTAACCATATCACTCCATTCAATAACCAGGTTCAAAATAACCCAATGGGATTGCAGCCTCAGTATATTCCGGGGGTTGCAGGTCCTCCTTATATGGGCATGGTTCCACCTCAAATGCAAAATGGTCCAGTGGCTTCCATGTATCCTCAACAGATGTATGGTAACCAATTCAATGGATATGGATATGGTCAGCAACAAGGGCTTCAATATGCTGAGCAGCAAATGTATGGTTTATCTTTGAAGGATGATAATGCTCTAAGAAATCCTTACCAGGTTTCTGCTGCATCTTATGCGCCATCCGGAAAACCTTCCAAGCCAGAGGATAAGTTATTTGGAGACCTTGTTGACATGGCAAAAGTGAAACCAAAACCTACTACAGGCCCAAGCTGATAGCACTTGAAAAACTACGAttgctttttaaattttttttcttctttttctcctgTTTGCCAACTCTTgccatatttttttctttattctttacaTTTTACTTTcttataaattaatatatgtATATGTTTTTTGTTACTGTTCCATATTGTTTTGCTTTGCCAATTGGCGATAGATTTAGGctttaatatttttttccctGTAATATACCTACATTTTCATTTTGGTCCCTGTTTTTCTTATGCAGTGGTCTCCATAAAATGTGGTTGTTTCATTATggttctttttattttgttttggttcGTGTAATTCTTTTTATCAGTGTAATATTTGGTGATGTTTAATTAGGCCTGTATGATATGGTCTCAAACTGAAAAACGGGTCTTAAAATGAAAAAATGTAtagaggagtgctagcaacactctcttttgaacactctctcaaacactcactttcttattggttgaaacatgtgtgggcccCTCACTTTGAAAATAGGTCGCACATAAAGTAGTAGGACCCAAAATGTATATTACATGAAccggaatgaaaaaaaaaagagttaaatggattaatttaaaaaaaatagtgggAACTTATGTGATTTTTTTCCTTCTAAAGGAACGACTTTAAAAGTAAAGACTGCAAATCATAGATTTGTATTCTTCTGGAGAAGGCAGTGagttaaaagaagaaaaaaatctaGAGCATTGATGAACTGTGTTGAGTTGTCTATATATCTTATAATGGTTCAGCAAATAATCtaacatatttatattataaGTTGATGAACTGTGGTGAGTTGTTTGGGTAAGATTTCACTTTCCCTGCAGTAAACTCCAATTGAGAAGAAATAACGAAAAATTTCTATCAAAATATATTATCAAAATGATCTTTTATATAAATTCGCACACTTTAATTGAGATGTCTCTTTAACAAAACTGAATGAATATACTAAACTTTTACACTTAGAATTAGacttcttttttctttaaatataaACTAGCGTCTCTACCCGTGTGAGGCACGGGATAAAATTTCttatactaaaaatatattttataattacttataatttacaaataaatttaTGTTAACATTATAATTTGTTTGTGTTATTAGTTGCACacaaatttttttatcaataataaattatattttatttataaaaatatctttattaattaataatttaatttatttaactataaaacaattttaaaaattttaaaaatttaaattatgatgttaacttaaaaaaaatagaatttgttaattttttttgtaagtttccaaaaaaatcatttagtctttaaatatataatatcaattaagaaattaaaacaaaaaatcttttttaaagtttCTCGATATGGAATATATAAATAAGATCTTTTTTTAAAGATGACCTTCATTTTTTAGAAACAATCTATatgaaatcaattttaatttagaaaatttatatatttatagatttttgtgaataaaatgatAAAGATTAGAATCTCATCAAAGAAACTATAGAAAGTAacgatttaaatatttatagtatttatgatttgaagagatttagtttttagaaaacaacttaattttattattccatgtttagaataatttataaaatttaaaagtcAAATAAAAACGTTTTAATATTAATCAAATATCTAGAACCTACATTAGTTGAGGTTATTATCTATTACAGACGTATTAATCAAACATCTTTTgaactattaattattatttattcagtgattaagaaataaaaaatttaaaaaaatacaaagataaTTTTAGTAAATTTACtattaatagaaaatataaaaataggaAGTTTCCCAAATAGTTCACTTATTTATTGTGAAACCAAATTGGATGGGAAaccacatgtttttttttttttttatgttttcaaggcctaaattaatcgattattattaatattaatgaataataaataataaaaataaaaataatagttaggAACAATAAAGAATTcaataatagaaaaattaaagagaTTACATTAGATTATGTGAATCACCTGGGTTTTCGTTTATTCTCATGGGCAATTAATGaataatgaatcataaataataaataataaaaaatagtgcTTAGAAATGAGTGAAATAAACTtaaatatagtaaatttgtattggaaaatgtaataaacacattaataataaattttttatgaaaacaatgcacAATTTCTAAGTAAAAATATCTACATTtagctcttaacatgtgcccttagggcacatgttagcatgacccttaattaaatgataataaaatagtgAATGTTAATTATAGTAAGATTACTATTAATAAC
Encoded proteins:
- the LOC131660044 gene encoding TOM1-like protein 9, producing the protein MVNALVERATSDMLIGPDWALNIEICDVLNREPGQSKDVVKGLKRRIGSRNSKVQLLALTLLETIIKNCGDIVHMHVAERDVLHEMVKIVKKKPDAHVREKILTLIDTWQEAFGGPRARYTQYYAAYQELLHAGAVFPPRSEQSAPIFTPLQSQPLGSYPQNIRDSDTRQHTAESSAESEFPTLSLTEIQNARGIMDVLTEMLSAIEPGNKEGLRQEVIVDLVEQCRTYKQRVVHLVNSTSDESLLCQGLALNDELQRILAKHESIASGPTVKNQTEKSNSAPTGARVDADGPLIDTGDTGIQTDARSSSAEAGSQTLNQLMLPAPSTSNGSAPPPVKVDPKWDLLSGEEFNSPKADNSLALVPVGEQQAASPTSQQNALVLFDMFSNGNNVPLSVNTQPTTPQFQQQTIISQGVFYPNGGMPNGGSPRYEQSLYTQSTGPAWNGQVVQQQQQQAPSPVYGAQSGGSFPPPPWETQPADNGSPVAGSQYPQPMQVTQMVMTHVQTGGLPQGPQATGYDQASGMYIQPNANHITPFNNQVQNNPMGLQPQYIPGVAGPPYMGMVPPQMQNGPVASMYPQQMYGNQFNGYGYGQQQGLQYAEQQMYGLSLKDDNALRNPYQVSAASYAPSGKPSKPEDKLFGDLVDMAKVKPKPTTGPS